Proteins encoded within one genomic window of Cyprinus carpio isolate SPL01 chromosome B22, ASM1834038v1, whole genome shotgun sequence:
- the LOC122141651 gene encoding flocculation protein FLO11-like, translated as MIKSTPQSTTPAQASTSESTTTEPTSTSITETSTSESTTTSTPQATTPAQTSTSESTATTEPTSTSTTETSTSETTTSTPQSTTPAQTSTSELKTTEPTSTSTTETSTSETTTSTSHSPTTESTSESTTPISTPQSTTPAQLSTSESTTTEPTSTLTTETSTSETTTSTSHSPTTESTSESTIPISTPQTTTPAQASTSESTTTEPTSTSTTETSTSETTTSTPPSTTRAQTSTSESTSTTEPTSTSTTETSTSETTTSTSHSPTTESTSDSRTPTSTPQSTTPAQTSTSESTSTTEPTYKSTTETSTSETTTSASHSPTTESTSESTKSTPQSTTPAQTSTSESSSTTEPTSTSTTETSTSETTTSTSHSPTSESTTPPSTSQSTTPTQTSTSESTSTTEPTSTSTTETSTSETTTSTSHSPTTESTTSSTPTSTPQITTPAQASTSESTTTTEPTSTSATETPTSETTTTEPTSTSATETSTSETTTSTPQSTTPAQTSTSESTSTTEPTSTSTTEKSTSETTISTSHSPTSESTSESTTPTSTSQLTTPAQASTSESTTTTEPTSTSTTETSTSETTSTSHSPTTESTTLTSTPQSTTPVQASTSQSTTTEPTSTSTTETSTSETTTSTPPSTTPAQTSTSKSPSTTEPTSTSTTETSTSETTSTSHSPTTESISESTTLTSTPQSTTPTNQSTTTVTSTSIAPTSTTQSTTTDTSSTQTAPTSTPLSSTTTAPASSSTATASNILLSTSTQPTSTSQSTATTPTDQSTTTVTSTSIAPTSTTQSTTTDTSSTQTAPTSTPLSSTTTAPASSSTATASNILSTSTQATSTSQSTATTPTNQSTTTVTSTSIAPTSTTQSTTTDTSSNTNCTNIYPSIINNNCTSIFINCECIKYFIIYIYTTTST; from the coding sequence atgattaaatctACACCTCAATCAACAACACCTGCTCAAGCATCTACATCTGAATCAACAACCACTGAACCAACATCTACATCGAttacagaaacatctacatctgaATCAACAACAACATCTACACCTCAAGCAACAACACCTGCTCAAACATCTACATCTGAATCAACAGCAACCACTGAGCCAACATCTACATCGActacagaaacatctacatctgaAACAACAACATCTACACCTCAATCAACAACACCTGCTCAAACATCTACATCTGAATTAAAAACCACTGAACCAACATCTACATCGActacagaaacatctacatctgaAACAACAACATCTACATCTCACTCACCAACCACTGAATCAACATCTGAATCAACAACACCAATATCTACACCTCAATCAACAACACCTGCTCAATTATCTACATCTGAATCAACAACCACTGAACCAACATCTACATTGActacagaaacatctacatctgaAACAACAACATCTACATCTCACTCACCAACCACTGAATCAACATCTGAATCAACAATACCAATATCTACACCTCAAACAACAACACCTGCTCAAGCATCTACATCTGAATCAACAACCACTGAACCAACATCTACATCGActacagaaacatctacatctgaAACAACAACATCTACACCTCCATCAACAACACGTGCTCAAACATCTACATCTGAATCAACATCAACCACTGAACCAACATCTACATCAActacagaaacatctacatctgaAACAACAACATCTACATCTCACTCACCAACCACTGAATCGACATCTGATTCAAGAACACCAACATCTACACCTCAATCAACAACTCCTGCTCAAACATCTACATCTGAATCAACATCAACCACTGAACCAACATATAAATCGActacagaaacatctacatctgaAACAACTACATCTGCATCTCACTCACCAACCACTGAATCGACATCTGAATCAACAAAATCTACACCTCAATCAACAACACCTGCTCAAACATCTACATCTGAATCATCATCAACCACTGAACCAACATCTACATCGActacagaaacatctacatctgaAACAACAACATCTACATCTCACTCACCAACATCTGAATCAACAACACCACCATCTACATCTCAATCAACAACACCTACTCAAACATCTACATCTGAATCAACATCAACAACTGAACCAACATCTACATCGActacagaaacatctacatctgaAACAACAACATCTACATCTCACTCACCAACCACTGAATCAACAACATCATCAACACCAACATCTACACCACAAATAACAACACCTGCTCAAGCATCTACATCTGAATCAACAACTACCACTGAACCAACATCTACATCAGCTACAGAAACACCTACATCTGAAACAACAACCACTGAACCAACATCTACATCAGctacagaaacatctacatctgaAACAACAACCTCTACACCTCAATCAACAACACCTGCTCAAACATCTACATCTGAATCAACATCAACCACTGAACCAACATCTACATCGACTACAGAAAAATCTACATCTGAAACAACAATATCCACATCTCACTCACCAACCTCTGAATCAACATCTGAATCAACAACACCAACATCCACATCTCAATTAACAACACCTGCTCAAGCATCTACATCTGAATCAACAACTACCACTGAACCAACATCTACATCAActacagaaacatctacatctgaAACAACATCTACATCTCACTCACCAACCACTGAATCAACAACACTAACATCTACACCTCAATCAACAACACCTGTTCAAGCATCTACATCTCAATCAACAACCACTGAACCAACATCTACATCGActacagaaacatctacatctgaAACAACAACATCTACACCTCCATCAACAACACCTGCTCAAACATCTACATCTAAATCACCATCAACCACTGAACCAACATCTACATCAActacagaaacatctacatctgaAACAACATCTACATCTCACTCACCAACCACTGAATCAATATCTGAATCAACAACACTAACATCTACACCTCAATCAACAACACCTACAAATCAATCAACAACAACTGTAACATCGACATCAATagcaccaacatctaccactcaGTCAACAACAACTGATACATCCTCAACACaaactgcaccaacatctacccctctatcatcaacaacaactgcaccagCATCTTCATCAACTGCGACtgcatcaaatattttattatctacaTCTACACAACCAACATCAACCAGTCAATCAACTGCAACGACACCTACAGATCAATCAACAACAACTGTAACATCGACATCAattgcaccaacatctaccactcaGTCAACAACAACTGATACATCCTCAACACaaactgcaccaacatctacccctttatcatcaacaacaactgcaccagCATCTTCATCAACTGCGACTGCATCAAATATTTTATCTACATCTACACAAGCAACATCTACCAGTCAATCAACTGCAACAACACCTACAAATCAATCAACAACAACTGTAACATCGACATCAattgcaccaacatctaccactcaGTCAA